The Pseudomonas sp. LFM046 region GGATTACGCAGCTCGACCCTTACGCGATTCGCCCGCGCGTCTCGCGCATTCGCGCCCTTCCGCCGGCAGAGAAGTTTGGTGCCTCTACCCGCAGGGTTCTTGAACGACTGGGTTACAGCGCTGAGCAGATTCGCACGCTGCTGGATATCGGAGCGATCAGCGAAAGCTGGAGTGACGAGTACCTGCCTACCTAACCGGTAGGACCACCCAGTACGCGGTTCAGGCCTATTCCTCGTATCGGGTCTGAACCGCCCCAGGATGCCCTCACCCTCTCTAAGAACGAGCGTCGAAGCCCGCTCGCGGGCTCGCTCATGCCGCGAAAAGAGATTTCATCATGACTTACTCAAGCATTCTCCCCCGCGTTCTGCAGACCGGAGCCGGGGCCAGCCTGCAGATCCCGCAGATCCTCGCCAGCCTGGGATGCATGCGCCCGCTGATCATTACCGACCGCATGATGGTTGAACTGGGCTACGCCGGGCGCATTCAAAATGCCCTCGCCGATACCGGTCTGTATGCAGACGTCTTCTCCGATACCGTACCTGAACCCACGGTTGCCTCAATCCAGGCAGGTGTCGAAACCGCTCGGAGTGGTGGCTACGACAGCATCATCGCACTGGGCGGCGGTAGCCCGATCGATAGTGCCAAGGCCATCGGCATCCTCGCCAAGCACGGTGGCGAAATGCGCGACTACAAGTTCCCGCGCAACGTCACCGAGGCCGGTCTGCCGATCATCGCCATTCCAACCACTGCCGGCACCGGTTCGGAAGTGACTCGCTTCACCATCATCACCGACGAGAAAAGCGACGAGAAGATGCTCTGCGTCGGGGCAGGCTTCATGCCCGTGGCCGCACTGGTGGACTTCGAGCTGACCCTGAGCTTGCCTCCGAGGGTCACTGCCGATACCGGAATCGATGCGCTGACCCATGCCATCGAGGCCTATGTCAGCAAGAAGGCGAACCTGTTCAGCGATGCACAGGCGCTGGCCGCAATGCGTCTGATCGGACCGAACCTGCGTCGGGTCTATGCAAAGGGTGATGATCGCGCGGCACGTGAAGCGGTGATGCTGGGTTCGACCCTGGCGGGTTTGGCGTTCTCGGCCGCCTCGGTCGCTTTGGTGCATGGAATGAGCCGCCCGATCGGCGCGTTCTTCCATGTGCCGCATGGCCTTTCGAACGCCATGCTGCTGCCTGCTGTTACTGCGTTCTCCATCCCCTCGGCCCGGGATCGCTACGCCGACTGTGCGCGAGCGATGGGGGTAGCTACCGCCTCAGACAGCGACAACATCGCTGTTGAGAAGCTCCTCGCTGAACTGGAGGCGATCAACGCTGAGTTGAACGTGCCAACACCGGCGCAGTTCGGCATCGATCGTAATCAGTTCTTTGAGCTCATGCCGACCATGGCTCGTCAGGCGCTGGCCTCCGGCTCGCCTGGCAATAACCCGCGCGTACCAAGCGAGGCCGAGATGGTCGAGCTGTACCGCAGCCTCTGGTAAGTCCTTTCGCCCTTTTCGAACCTGTCTGAACATACGAGGAATCCGCTCATGAACACTGTAGGCCACCTGATCAACGGCCAGATCACAACTGCCGCCAAGCGCACCCAGGATGTCTTCAACCCGGCTACTGGTGAAGTTTCCCGCCAGGTCGCACTGGCCACCGCCCAGACCGTGGATTGTGCGATTGCCGCGGCTGAAGCAGCCTTCCCGGCCTGGCGCGATACGCCGCCGATCAAACGTGCCCGAGTGATGTTCCGCTTCAAGGAACTGTTGGAGAAGAACGCCGACACCATCTGCCAGATGATTGGTGAGGAGCACGGCAAGATCTCCCATGACGCCGCCGGTGAGCTGCAGCGCGGCATCGAGAACGTCGAATACGCCTGTGGCATCGCCGAGCTTCTCAAGGGGGAACACAGCAAGAACGTTGGACCGAACATTGACTCCTGGAGCGAGTTCCAGCCGTTGGGCGTGGTGGCCGGCATCACCCCGTTCAACTTCCCGGTGATGGTGCCGCTGTGGATGTTCCCGATGGCGATTGCCAGCGGCAACTGCTTCATCCTCAAGCCTTCCGAGCGCGATCCGAGCTCCACCCTGTTCATTGCCCAGCTGCTGCAAGAAGCGGGTCTGCCCAATGGTGTGCTGAACGTGGTGAACGGTGACAAGGAAGCGGTGGACATCCTCCTGCGCGACCCTCGCGTTCAGGCGGTGAGTTTTGTCGGTTCGACTCCGGTGGCCGAGTACATCTATTCCACCGCGACTGCCC contains the following coding sequences:
- a CDS encoding iron-containing alcohol dehydrogenase yields the protein MTYSSILPRVLQTGAGASLQIPQILASLGCMRPLIITDRMMVELGYAGRIQNALADTGLYADVFSDTVPEPTVASIQAGVETARSGGYDSIIALGGGSPIDSAKAIGILAKHGGEMRDYKFPRNVTEAGLPIIAIPTTAGTGSEVTRFTIITDEKSDEKMLCVGAGFMPVAALVDFELTLSLPPRVTADTGIDALTHAIEAYVSKKANLFSDAQALAAMRLIGPNLRRVYAKGDDRAAREAVMLGSTLAGLAFSAASVALVHGMSRPIGAFFHVPHGLSNAMLLPAVTAFSIPSARDRYADCARAMGVATASDSDNIAVEKLLAELEAINAELNVPTPAQFGIDRNQFFELMPTMARQALASGSPGNNPRVPSEAEMVELYRSLW